ATATAAATGCAGCTTAGCGTATTGATTTTGCGTTTAAATGAATaaagcaaatttaattgcaCACAAAATGCACAAATAAAGCTTTCGGGGCATCGGTATCGAAGCGTGAATAACGAACAAGTATCGATAGGTATTCAAGTGTTGCCGATGCTTGACGTTTGGCGTATCGATAATTAATCGCACATCTCTAATGCATTTGTGTATGCAATAGACACATTTGTATGCCAAAATTATTTACATTCGTTTAACtggccaaaaatcaaaatggaAAACTTGGCGTTGAGGCGAGGGGCCAATGCCAGCTGCAACTGTGAGTAGATGCTTCagttaaaattgaatttgggcAAATCCAGCATTTGCACAAGGACCTTTTCATGtaatacatatttgttttttccacttttttttttttgttgtttcatgGCCATTTGTgcacattattattttgtgtatATCTTTATACATGTGAAAATATGTAGTCAACAATATGACAGACGAACAGCTGCAGGCTTGGCACACAGCCGTGCTGTCAGAGGCGCAGCGCGAGAATTATGTTAACCATAACTTGGAAATTGTGCGACATTATCGCACCGAGGCGATTTCCCGAGCGCCCGCTTTCGATCTTGAGCGCAATGCCATTGACGCAGCAATCGCCCGGCATGGCCTATGCGTGCCCCATGCTGTTGCCAGCAGTGAGAGCATTGCGCGCacacaggcagcagcagcagcagcagcagcactagCTGCTAACCAGGAGGAGGTACAACCGCCTCCAATACGACGCCCACGCATGGAACAGCcggaggagcagcagccgaATGTTACTGCGGCGCCCAGCGTGAGCGgcacagctacagctacatcTTCAGCTACAGCGATTGGCAACAGATATGGCCACTATGTGGCACTGGCCCACATATTCTCCGACACGTATGCGGCACGCTCCGCGGAGCCAACTGTCGCAGCC
This window of the Drosophila virilis strain 15010-1051.87 chromosome X, Dvir_AGI_RSII-ME, whole genome shotgun sequence genome carries:
- the LOC6632153 gene encoding uncharacterized protein, with protein sequence MENLALRRGANASCNFNNMTDEQLQAWHTAVLSEAQRENYVNHNLEIVRHYRTEAISRAPAFDLERNAIDAAIARHGLCVPHAVASSESIARTQAAAAAAAALAANQEEVQPPPIRRPRMEQPEEQQPNVTAAPSVSGTATATSSATAIGNRYGHYVALAHIFSDTYAARSAEPTVAASGAASANGGVSSTNNNNNSSSSTNKNQEPEEAEINDMAITKTIDSLGLRRT